One genomic window of Streptomyces sp. NBC_01498 includes the following:
- a CDS encoding deoxyguanosinetriphosphate triphosphohydrolase: protein MEGITAPQPASAYDEADTARFSAEPDKRPGRTAFQRDRARVLHSSALRRLAGKTQVVTPGSQSQEWDASPRTRLTHSLECAQVGRELGAALGCDPDLVETACLAHDMGHPPFGHNGEQVLNDFAKDCGGFEGNAQSLRLLTRIEPKRFVRAESVTQDTAPESDGGRLVSVGLNLTRAALDAATKYPWPQGAHPTDPGSVKFGVYEDDLPVFRWARRGAPPNRTCFEAQVMDWADDVAYSVHDVEDGLHAGHIDPAALLSPVERDEIWAVAIGRYVPHDTDPGQLAAALDRLVAQEWWPHGYDGTAYAQAGLKNATSQLIGRFCLAAEGATRSEYGTGRLTRYGASLVVPREARDECAVLKAVAHRYVMQRADQESLRADQRIVLAELAWTLTARAPEGLDPQFRALFETAADDRARKRVIVDQIASLTDAAARSLHTTLTGRG, encoded by the coding sequence ATGGAAGGCATCACCGCACCTCAGCCCGCAAGCGCCTACGACGAGGCGGACACCGCGCGATTCTCGGCCGAGCCCGACAAGCGCCCCGGCCGCACCGCCTTCCAGCGCGACCGCGCCCGTGTCCTGCACTCCTCGGCCCTGCGCCGGCTCGCGGGCAAGACCCAGGTGGTGACCCCCGGCTCGCAGAGTCAGGAGTGGGACGCCAGCCCGCGTACCCGGCTGACCCACTCGCTGGAGTGCGCCCAGGTGGGCCGCGAACTCGGTGCCGCGCTCGGCTGCGACCCGGACCTGGTGGAGACGGCGTGCCTCGCGCACGACATGGGCCACCCGCCGTTCGGCCACAACGGCGAACAGGTCCTGAACGACTTCGCCAAGGACTGCGGCGGCTTCGAGGGCAACGCCCAGTCGCTGCGGCTGCTCACCCGCATCGAGCCGAAGCGTTTCGTCCGCGCCGAATCCGTCACTCAGGACACGGCGCCGGAGAGCGACGGCGGCCGGCTCGTCAGCGTCGGCCTCAACCTCACCCGCGCCGCCCTCGACGCCGCCACCAAGTACCCCTGGCCCCAGGGCGCCCACCCCACCGACCCCGGCTCGGTGAAGTTCGGCGTGTACGAGGACGACCTGCCGGTCTTCCGATGGGCCAGGCGCGGCGCCCCGCCGAACCGCACCTGCTTCGAGGCGCAGGTCATGGACTGGGCCGACGACGTCGCGTACTCGGTGCACGACGTCGAGGACGGCCTGCACGCCGGCCACATCGACCCGGCGGCCCTGCTCTCGCCCGTCGAACGCGACGAGATCTGGGCCGTCGCGATCGGCCGCTACGTCCCGCACGACACCGACCCGGGGCAACTGGCCGCCGCGCTCGACCGGCTCGTCGCCCAGGAGTGGTGGCCGCACGGCTACGACGGGACGGCGTACGCCCAGGCCGGGCTCAAGAACGCCACCAGTCAGCTCATCGGCCGGTTCTGTCTCGCCGCCGAGGGCGCGACCCGGTCGGAGTACGGCACCGGCCGGCTCACCCGGTACGGTGCCTCGCTCGTCGTCCCGCGCGAGGCCCGCGACGAGTGCGCCGTACTGAAGGCCGTCGCCCACCGCTACGTGATGCAGCGCGCCGACCAGGAGTCGCTGCGCGCGGATCAGCGCATCGTCCTGGCGGAACTCGCGTGGACCCTGACCGCCCGTGCGCCGGAGGGCCTGGACCCCCAGTTCCGGGCGCTGTTCGAGACGGCGGCCGACGACCGCGCGCGCAAACGTGTGATCGTCGACCAGATCGCCTCGCTCACGGACGCGGCGGCCCGCTCCCTGCACACGACACTGACGGGACGCGGCTGA
- a CDS encoding NAD(P)/FAD-dependent oxidoreductase, whose translation MVDAHRTFVIVGGGLAGAKAAETLRSDGFTGRVIVIGDEGDHPYERPPLSKGYLTGKEERDSVHVHDAAWYAQNRVELHLGQTVTGIDRDTRCVHLGDGTSVRYDKLLLATGSEPRRLDIPGTDLAGVHHLRRLAHADRLRQVLTTLGRDNGHLVVAGGGWIGLEVAAAARGYGAEVTVVEPYPTPLHQVVGPELGEFFTELHTGHGVRFHFGARLTEIVGQDGMVLAVRTDDGEEHPAHDVLAAIGAAPRTGLAEAAGLDMIGREEGGGIAVDLALRTSDPDIYAAGDVASVPYTLPGTDLPTDRLRVEHWANALNGGPAAARSMLGQDVTYDRVPYFFSDQYDLGLEYSGWAPPGSYDQVVVRGDAGKREFIAFWLKDRRVLAGMNVNVWDVTGDIQRLIRSGARLDLDALTDPAAPLDTLGTSGG comes from the coding sequence GTGGTCGACGCACATCGGACATTCGTCATCGTCGGCGGCGGGCTGGCCGGGGCGAAGGCCGCGGAAACCCTCCGCTCCGACGGATTCACCGGCCGAGTGATCGTCATCGGGGACGAGGGAGACCACCCCTACGAACGCCCCCCGCTGTCCAAGGGCTATCTGACCGGCAAGGAGGAACGCGACAGCGTCCACGTCCACGACGCCGCCTGGTACGCCCAGAACCGGGTCGAGCTCCACCTCGGCCAGACCGTCACCGGCATCGACCGCGACACCCGCTGCGTCCACCTCGGCGACGGCACCTCCGTGCGCTACGACAAACTGCTCCTGGCCACCGGCTCCGAACCCCGCCGCCTCGACATCCCCGGCACCGACCTCGCGGGCGTCCACCATCTGCGCCGCCTCGCCCACGCCGACCGGCTGCGGCAGGTCCTCACCACCCTCGGCCGCGACAACGGCCATCTGGTCGTCGCCGGCGGCGGCTGGATCGGTCTGGAGGTGGCCGCCGCGGCCCGTGGTTACGGCGCCGAGGTCACCGTCGTCGAGCCGTACCCCACCCCGCTGCACCAGGTCGTCGGCCCCGAACTGGGCGAGTTCTTCACCGAACTGCACACCGGTCACGGCGTCCGGTTCCACTTCGGCGCCCGGCTCACCGAGATCGTCGGCCAGGACGGGATGGTGCTGGCCGTGCGGACCGACGACGGCGAGGAGCACCCGGCGCACGACGTGCTCGCCGCGATCGGCGCCGCGCCCCGCACCGGCCTCGCCGAGGCCGCCGGACTCGACATGATCGGCCGCGAGGAGGGCGGCGGCATCGCCGTCGACCTCGCCCTGCGCACCTCCGACCCGGACATCTACGCCGCCGGGGACGTGGCCTCCGTGCCGTACACGCTCCCCGGCACCGACCTGCCGACGGACCGGCTGCGCGTCGAGCACTGGGCCAACGCGCTCAACGGCGGTCCCGCCGCCGCCCGTTCGATGCTCGGCCAGGACGTGACGTACGACCGGGTGCCGTACTTCTTCTCCGACCAGTACGACCTGGGCCTGGAGTACTCGGGCTGGGCCCCGCCCGGCAGCTACGACCAGGTGGTCGTGCGCGGCGACGCGGGAAAGCGCGAGTTCATCGCCTTCTGGCTCAAGGACCGCCGGGTGCTCGCCGGGATGAACGTCAACGTGTGGGACGTCACCGGCGACATCCAGCGGCTCATCCGCTCCGGCGCCCGGCTCGACCTCGACGCGCTCACCGACCCGGCGGCCCCGCTGGACACCCTCGGCACCTCCGGCGGCTGA